TACaaaactggattaaaaaatggaataaaaggACTGGACTTGTTCCTTAGGATTTATGAGCTGAATAATAAAACTAGACCAGGCTTGGAACAGATTTTAACACAGCAGTCTTCTATCACGTATTTTACACGATAGATTAGGAATAAATTCTGTGTTTCATATACAATACATGGGTTCAACATAGGAATTATCAGGGGAGTTTGAGCAGTCATGCAGGAAGAAATCTTAGTGATCTTAATGGTCCTTTCTGACCTTTGAAGTTTAAAGTGCCATTATTTTTGAAAACCAAAGCATTACTTTTAAACACGACCATTTGATCAGTCTGCATATGCAAGATGACATTAAAGAACTTTACTTTTGTAATTGTAAATGAACACAATGTAAGCATTGTCACTAAAAGACAATAGCTTATTTTGAACCATACTAAGACAATAATTTATTAGCAAGGCAAAGAACATTTATATTACTACTGATATTACGgatcctttttaaattttcatcttACCATCAGAAGTACCTTACCTTTGGTTCTTTAAATTCAAGATCTTCTCCATACTGAATGGTGAAGTCTATGTGCTGCAGCACTATATTTATACTTTCCTCATCAGAGCGATCAAAAGGTAGAAATCGAACCATACCATAGTCATCAATCTAGAGAAAGGATTCAAAGGGCATTAGTaagaaaatgcagtaaattAGTTCTCAATCACTCTAAGCCCCTTCCTTAAACCAAACTTAAATATTCCTTGTCTGGACTGctaaaatagcatttaaatCCCTGCTGCAAATCAGTGGCAATTACCCACTCAGAACCCCTGGCTATCAGTCCTCATTTCTACACAGTAGCTaaagctgctttccaaaatTGCTAACATAATAGAATTCACAGGAAACTTATTGGCTATAAGCCAAATATTAGTATCAAGAATCTTATgctaatctgaaaaaaatcaaaagctgaGTTAAAACAGGCAAAAAGTAAAATGCTCAAGTGCCTGAGAATCTTTGAGATCCTGGCTTTGTTAATTAAGTCTGGTAGGTAAATACATAGTTTTGGGGTGAGAAGGGGAGAATTATTATAGTACATACAGTATGTATAACAGCAATGAAGTCAGCAACCATACAGTATGGTTTATAAATACAGGACTGAATTTAAGGGTAGTCGTTAAAATGCAATATACCTACCAATCCACATATAGATTTAGTcagctttttaaacattttgcttttcaatatATTTGTAGAATCTTCAATCATAGAATACATATCTGGATCTAAGTACCTGGGAAGAAATAAAGCCATCATTAACACTGAAAGAACCCTTGGCCACAGAGCAAATGAATCATTGTGCTTTGAGATAGCTACCAAAACCATTTATCATTCTGTGATCTGAATAAACTAACTTCCTATCAGGAGaacttaaaatgtttaaaaacaggttttttaagtatttgaatGTCTCAGATTACAACTGCTAGTAGAAACAactgaagcattttttattttctttttgctaataTACTCGTATACTCAAGAAAGCTTTGAGGAAGACCACGGggaaaaacttttaattttgtaattttagcACAAATGTAAAAGTAACACGTAAGTAATTCAGTATGTTCAGTATCAGAAAAACTGACAGGATCACCTCCAGTTTAGGTTTTGAAGTACAGTACCCTGGAATGTCATTCAGAATGACATAAGTGATTCAAGataattatttacagaaaaatccaGAGACATGTACAAACATGGAGCTAGCCTTCTGTCTCTGACTAAATTGTAAGCATCTGGTCCAGACTTAAAGACTATGTTCGATATAAAACAAATGCATCTTCTCCATTCCAAAAGTATGTTTTAACTGTGGGAAACATTTTGAGTGAAGTTCACCTCCAGATATTAAACTACAGAGTAAGTAATTTTTGTGGAACTTacttttctatttccttcttGGCCTTCTTGCTCAGCAAATCCATTTTGGTCATGATGTTAATCTGTGGAATCTCTAACGATATCATTGCACTGAGTGCTGCCAGAATTCCAGAGATAAACTTAAGGAATATGAAAAATGATGTAgttaagtacagaaaaaaatacaaacgTGCAGGACACTACCACAGACCAAATCTAGTGAATGTATGAAACATGGACATGAGGCCAAGTGGGGAGTCCTTATCTCTGTTGGAAAAGGGAGGTGCAGAGCTTCCCATCTGCCATCTTATTTCCAGAGCTTCCAATCTGGATCTGCCACTGAAAAGGCCATTACAAAACTCAAAGCCCATCTTGGAATTCTTACTGCTAGACAGGGAAAGTGGTCTGCTCTCTCTCCAGATCCGAGAAAGCActcagaatcacagaagaatttaggttggaagggacttttagAAGTTATCTGGTTCATACAACTGCTCAAACCAGAGCCAGCTTCAAAGTCaagtcaggttgctcagggcttttgCCTAGTCAAGTTTTGAGTAACTCCATGAACGTACACTACACAATCTCTCTGTGCCCCTGTTCCAGCCTGACCAGtgctggattttcttctttacatccaactggaattttctttgctgcaacCTGTGTCTGAGGCAGCTGAAGACAGCAATCAGCTCTCCCCTGGCCTAGAGTTCTTCCCTCTGGGCTAAACAAACCTAGCTCCCTAAATTGCTCACATTTCCTTTTATCAATCTTAACTCTTACAATAGATTTCAAATGGATACCTTAAAAGATTCCACCATAAACTGAGAATCCACAAGAAAAACTCCACAGACGCGGAATTCCCACTGCTGAAGCTGCTCCACCAGCTGTTTCATCACTGGCAGATGTGTATAGAGTTCGATCTGACCTAGGGCACACTTAGGATATTAGTATGCAGAAATGTGAAGCTAACAGGAACAGTTCACAGTTATCAGTTATATAGACAGGACTGTTGCacttaatataaataaaagctgatAAAGAAAGTATTCTCCTTTTCAGACAACTCTGACTGTATTTGGGTGAACTTATACTGGtgaagtggaaaagaaataaaagggttttccttttcccttgacCTCCAGTGAGCGTTAGTTAGCAGTTGCCATAGTGTTCCCACACCATATGATGCTGTCAGATGTCAGTGCAGTCGCCCAGACTAGCCTGGGACCAAGTTCACTTCTGAAACATCTGAAAGCGACTCTGACAACTGttaataatgcaaaaatataacGTGTGAATGATTACAACCAACAAAACAGAAGTACTGCAGATTTCATATTGCACATGAAGAACGATACCAAAACATGGACATTTGTTTACCTGGGCAATCAAACAATATATAGTCATCCTCCACATGCCCAAGGCTTTCCTCTAGCCAGTTAAAGTTATTGGCAAAGTATTCCATGCAAAACACCAAGCCGCCATTGGGACCAAACCTTAAGGATTCATCTTCCATGACGTCGTCCACTTCGATTAACTCACGGATGTCTGGAACAACGAGGCGGTTTTAGTGCCGTTCGCTTACCAAGGGTGACCGCAGGCAGcctcccgccgctcccgccgctcACCTGCCATGACGGGGTAGCTGAAGAGCTCGGCCGCCGGGTCCAGGTTGACCACCTGCACGGCGCGGCCCAGCGCCTCGCAGTGCTG
This genomic interval from Buteo buteo chromosome 11, bButBut1.hap1.1, whole genome shotgun sequence contains the following:
- the GPN3 gene encoding GPN-loop GTPase 3, whose amino-acid sequence is MPRYAQLVMGPAGSGKSTYCATMVQHCEALGRAVQVVNLDPAAELFSYPVMADIRELIEVDDVMEDESLRFGPNGGLVFCMEYFANNFNWLEESLGHVEDDYILFDCPGQIELYTHLPVMKQLVEQLQQWEFRVCGVFLVDSQFMVESFKFISGILAALSAMISLEIPQINIMTKMDLLSKKAKKEIEKYLDPDMYSMIEDSTNILKSKMFKKLTKSICGLIDDYGMVRFLPFDRSDEESINIVLQHIDFTIQYGEDLEFKEPKECEEDKSALVDEYFQDHVDE